In a genomic window of Struthio camelus isolate bStrCam1 chromosome 20, bStrCam1.hap1, whole genome shotgun sequence:
- the TMEM141 gene encoding transmembrane protein 141, whose amino-acid sequence MVNLGLRRVEDSVAAKHPALQQYAACQSHAFVKGIGTFVAGTGAAFALQKLLNRKLPYSLQWNLLLSVVAGSIASYVVTRAETQKCSDFWIFLETGKSPQDHAIADRMSQPPENLPSPEGRETVAPPVRRNKYGDVVE is encoded by the exons ATGGTGAACCTGGGGCTCCGCCGGGTGGAGGACAGCGTCGCCGCCAAGCACCCG GCGCTGCAGCAGTACGCGGCCTGCCAGTCCCACGCCTTCGTCAAGGGCATCGGCACCTTCGTGGCAG GCACTGGCGCGGCTTTCGCCCTGCAGAAGCTGCTGAACAGGAAGCTGCCGTACAGCCTGCAGTGGAACCTGCTGCTGTCCGTGG TTGCAGGATCTATTGCCAGCTATGTGGTAACCAGAGCTGAGACACAGAAATGCTCTGACTTCTGGATTTTTCTGGAGACAGGCAAGTCCCCACAGGACCATGCCATAGCTGACAGGATGTCTCAGCCCCCAG AAAATCTGCCCAGCCCAGAGGGCAGAGAAACTGTGGCACCGCCAGTGAGGAGGAACAAGTATGGAGATGTTGTGGAGTAG